A single Lolium perenne isolate Kyuss_39 chromosome 6, Kyuss_2.0, whole genome shotgun sequence DNA region contains:
- the LOC127309519 gene encoding putative cyclin-F2-1, translating to MMQHAMDPWAFARPPPPGFGFSCARQPVADLSARLRPPPSGFVFSCVRQPVADSLPARLRTPPPSIKFPCAQLAVDDVPARVRPPPPGFSRLCNKVLPPSPREITVPPKFSKRAAPPVSTTVSDKPSAKRQRLCSDYEDDIEANLRRTERSPEERPRPDYMKTVQQGRVSPSDRARLVGWMDAFVRHHDLVDGTLHHAVAYVDRVLSVRAMNTHTDYELRLLGAAAVFVAAKYEDGWRTMPKLDPDKIVSYGRFASRKEVLDMERHMVAALGYQLGGPTAHTFVSRFTKHAQEGEEDLKKIQRMAHHLADESLRNYACLGYLPSVVASSAILLARFALNPPDVPAWSTEMQELTGYNVMNLAGCLHAMHSFSQSLLCDPHC from the coding sequence CAGCCCGTCGCCGACTTGTCCGCCCGTCTTCGACCTCCACCCTCTGGCTTCGTATTCTCCTGCGTTCGGCAGCCCGTCGCCGACAGCTTGCCCGCCCGTCTTCGAACTCCGCCCCCCAGTATCAAATTCCCCTGCGCCCAGCTGGCCGTCGACGACGTGCCCGCCCGTGTTCGACCACCGCCTCCCGGCTTCTCCCGTCTTTGCAACAAGGTGCTCCCGCCATCGCCCCGCGAGATCACCGTGCCGCCGAAGTTCTCAAAGCGCGCGGCACCGCCGGTATCCACAACCGTCTCCGACAAGCCCTCCGCGAAGCGCCAGCGGCTGTGCTCCGACTACGaagacgacatcgaagccaaccTCCGGCGGACGGAGCGGAGCCCCGAGGAGCGGCCGCGGCCGGACTACATGAAGACGGTGCAGCAGGGCCGAGTGAGCCCGTCGGACCGCGCCCGCCTCGTCGGATGGATGGACGCGTTCGTCCGGCACCACGACCTCGTCGACGGCACGCTCCACCACGCCGTCGCCTACGTCGACCGGGTCCTATCCGTGCGCGCCATGAACACGCATACCGACTACGAGCTCCGCCTCCTGGGTGCCGCGGCCGTCTTCGTGGCCGCCAAGTACGAGGACGGCTGGCGCACCATGCCGAAGCTGGACCCCGACAAGATCGTCAGCTACGGCAGGTTCGCCTCGAGAAAGGAAGTGCTCGATATGGAGcgccacatggtggcggcgctcgGGTACCAGCTGGGCGGCCCCACGGCGCACACCTTCGTCAGCCGCTTCACCAAGCACGCACAAGAAGGAGAGGAGGACCTGAAGAAGATCCAGCGCATGGCGCATCACCTCGCGGACGAGTCGCTGCGAAACTACGCGTGCCTCGGCTACCTGCCGTCCGTCGTGGCGTCGTCTGCAATCTTGCTGGCGAGGTTTGCGCTGAACCCGCCGGACGTACCGGCGTGGAGCACGGAGATGCAGGAGCTCACGGGGTACAACGTCATGAACTTGGCCGGATGCCTGCATGCTATGCACAGCTTCTCCCAGTCGCTGTTATGTGACCCCCATTGCTGA
- the LOC127307282 gene encoding 26S proteasome non-ATPase regulatory subunit 6 — protein sequence MDGGGGGGSTSGEDGNQEKHLVLANKLFLLSQPDVDDLSKVAIRADVLSAVKSDDMASLFESLAATGVLEPDAALLAEMRARIDEEIRKLDEKIADAEENLGESEVREAHLAKSLYFVRVGEKEKALEQLKVTEGKTVAIGQKMDLVFYTLQIGLFYMDFDLISKSIDKAKKLFEEGGDWERKNRLKVYEGLYCMATRNFKKATSLFLDSISTFTTYELFPYDTFIFYTVLTSIISLDRVSLKQKVVDAPEILAVIGKVPHLSEFLNSLYNCQYKSFFVAFSGLTEQIKLDRYLQPHFRYYMREVRTVVYSQFLESYKSVTMEAMASAFGVTVDFIDQELSRFIAAGKLHCKIDKVAGVLETNRPDERNAFYQSTIKQGDFLLNRIQKLSRVIDL from the exons atggacggcggcggtggcggcggcagcaCCAGCGGCGAGGATGGCAACCAGGAGAAGCACCTGGTGCTGGCCAACAAGCTCTTCCTGCTCTCCCAACCCGACGTCGACGACCTCTCCAAGGTCGCCATCCGCGCCGATGTACTTTCCGCCGTCAAATCCGATG ACATGGCCTCGCTGTTCGAGTCGCTGGCCGCCACCGGCGTGCTGGAGCCGGACGCCGCGCTGCTCGCCGAGATGCGCGCCCGGATCGACGAGGAGATCCGCAAGCTCGATGAGAA AATTGCTGACGCTGAAGAGAATTTGGGTGAGAGCGAAGTGCGGGAAGCCCATCTAGCCAAGTCCTTGTACTTTGTAAGGGTTGGCGAGAAG GAAAAAGCGCTGGAACAACTTAAAGTTACTGAAGGAAAAACTGTAGCCATTGGCCAGAAGATGGATCTTGTGTTCTACACTTTGCAAATTGGCCTTTTCTACATGGACTTTGATCTCATCTCAAAATCCATTGATAAGGCAAAGAA GTTGTTTGAGGAGGGAGGTGACTGGGAGAGAAAGAACCGATTGAAGGTGTATGAAGGCTTATACTGCATGGCAACCAGAAACTTCAAGAAAGCCACCAGCCTGTTTTTGGACTCAATCTCAACTTTCACAACTTATGAGCTGTTTCCATATGATACTTTCATTTTCTATACAGTCCTCACGAGTATTATCTCATTGGATCGTGTATCTCTAAAGCAAAAG GTGGTAGATGCACCAGAAATCCTGGCAGTGATTGGCAAAGTACCACACCTTTCCGAGTTTCTCAACTCCCTGTACAACTGCCAGTACAAGTCATTTTTTGTTGCATTCT CTGGCTTGACGGAGCAGATCAAGTTAGATCGTTATCTTCAACCTCATTTCCGCTACTACATGAGGGAAGTGCGCACTGTTGTCTACTCACAATTTTTGGAGTCATACAAGAGTGTGACAATGGAAGCTATGGCATCTGCGTTTGGTGTGACTGTTGATTTCATAGACCA GGAACTGTCACGCTTCATTGCAGCTGGGAAGCTTCACTGCAAGATCGATAAAGTTGCTGGTGTTCTGGAGACAAACCGCCCTGATGAGAGGAATGCTTTCTACCAGTCTACCATCAAGCAAGGGGACTTCTTGCTGAACCGCATCCAGAAGCTTTCTCGAGTCATTGATCTGTAG